A portion of the Vicingus serpentipes genome contains these proteins:
- the prfA gene encoding peptide chain release factor 1, with product MSDLLNKLEAINIRYEQVSEQIVDPEVINDMKRYVKLNKEYKDLQLIVDALNKYKNILGNIENSKEVIETETDREFVDMAKQELDELLPEKEKMEEEIKVLLIPKDEEDSKNVIVEIRAGAGGDEASIFVGDLYKMYSRYIDKRGWKSEVLTVNEGTAGGYKEVSFSIEGEDIYSVMKFESGVHRVQRVPQTESQGRVHTSAVTVAVLPEAEEVDIEIRKDDIKKDTYRSSGAGGQHVNKTESAVRLTHIPTGVVVECQEGRSQIKNMEIAMKVLRSRLYEAEIIKKEQERAAERKSQVSTGDRSAKIRTYNYPQGRVTDHRIGLTLYNLDGVMGGDIDAVIDALKIAENTEKLKAGIE from the coding sequence ATGAGTGATTTATTAAATAAGTTAGAAGCAATTAACATTCGTTATGAGCAAGTAAGTGAGCAAATTGTTGATCCAGAAGTGATTAATGATATGAAACGATATGTAAAGCTGAATAAAGAATACAAAGACTTACAACTGATTGTAGATGCTTTAAATAAGTATAAAAATATACTTGGAAATATAGAAAATTCAAAAGAAGTAATAGAAACAGAGACTGATAGGGAATTTGTTGATATGGCTAAACAAGAACTTGATGAGTTACTTCCTGAAAAAGAGAAGATGGAGGAAGAAATAAAAGTATTATTAATTCCTAAAGACGAAGAAGACTCTAAGAATGTTATAGTAGAAATTAGAGCTGGTGCAGGAGGAGATGAAGCAAGTATATTTGTTGGAGATTTATACAAAATGTATTCTCGTTATATTGATAAAAGAGGTTGGAAAAGTGAAGTCTTAACAGTAAACGAAGGAACAGCCGGAGGCTACAAGGAGGTTTCTTTTTCAATTGAAGGGGAAGATATTTATAGTGTTATGAAGTTTGAATCTGGTGTGCATCGTGTTCAGCGGGTACCTCAAACAGAATCTCAAGGAAGAGTTCATACATCTGCTGTTACAGTTGCAGTTTTACCTGAAGCTGAAGAAGTAGATATTGAAATCAGAAAAGATGATATAAAGAAAGATACTTATCGCTCATCAGGAGCAGGTGGTCAGCACGTAAATAAAACTGAATCGGCAGTACGATTAACACATATTCCTACTGGAGTAGTTGTTGAGTGTCAAGAAGGAAGATCTCAAATAAAAAACATGGAGATAGCTATGAAAGTTCTTCGTTCTAGACTTTATGAAGCTGAGATAATTAAAAAAGAACAAGAAAGAGCTGCAGAACGTAAATCACAAGTTTCTACAGGAGATAGATCTGCAAAAATAAGAACTTATAATTATCCTCAGGGTAGAGTTACTGATCATAGAATAGGTCTAACACTTTATAATCTGGATGGAGTAATGGGAGGTGATATTGACGCTGTTATTGATGCACTTAAGATTGCAGAAAATACTGAAAAATTAAAAGCAGGAATCGAATAA
- a CDS encoding carboxypeptidase-like regulatory domain-containing protein, which yields MWNKKLYTSFLFIVLNLCSIAQSKNDEASLIKSISGLLLDEITLAPLPYANVIVIGENKGVTTNEKGFFSIKDVHSSDSLGFHYIGYEQKNISVNDLTNGQSVYLKEEIISLNEFFVFANNHNAEDIVKNVLKNKDANYKRIDSKKQLFIRQRYISNVDKIEINFKKSSFAQLDEKMTEILEEKIPKQSISYTDFLGYIYMSNNSKDSIKLNPIKVVSLKDKSVADLDQLEKLFTKMFSNTKENEYWKVKSGIIGGKVDVNGSSSGSNLDSLSEFYKNNLNVNSYAKRLDSRFKGLLDDKKKWDFLHHTSNYEYTLVGGTKVNGEDVFIIEFKPKKNGELIGKVYIAIDTYALVKADFKYDIGKTGTNIQMFGVGYTLNQLEISIYFEKNEGTYQLKYYAQKAGNKVSFDRNVSLLKKKKRFLVDKELNEIKVRLNMRSREESSFELLVLDNKKISNQTYVNYNQKDYFKIIYVDQFNDNIWKGYDIIEPTKQMRDYKKLE from the coding sequence ATGTGGAATAAAAAACTTTATACTTCTTTTCTTTTTATAGTTCTGAATCTTTGCAGTATAGCGCAATCAAAAAATGATGAAGCATCCTTAATCAAAAGTATTTCAGGTTTACTTCTTGATGAAATTACTTTAGCTCCACTTCCTTATGCTAATGTAATAGTTATAGGAGAAAACAAGGGGGTTACAACTAATGAAAAAGGATTTTTTTCTATAAAAGATGTTCATAGTTCAGATTCGCTGGGCTTTCATTATATTGGCTATGAACAAAAAAATATTTCCGTAAATGATTTGACAAATGGACAATCTGTTTATTTGAAGGAGGAAATAATTAGTTTAAACGAATTTTTTGTTTTTGCTAATAATCATAATGCAGAAGATATTGTAAAAAATGTATTAAAGAATAAAGATGCTAATTATAAACGCATCGATTCAAAAAAACAGTTGTTTATTCGACAACGATACATTTCAAACGTTGATAAAATTGAGATTAATTTTAAAAAAAGTTCATTTGCTCAGTTGGATGAGAAGATGACTGAAATATTAGAGGAAAAAATCCCAAAACAATCAATATCATATACTGATTTTTTAGGATATATATATATGTCTAATAACTCAAAAGATAGTATAAAACTTAATCCAATTAAAGTTGTTAGCCTTAAAGATAAAAGTGTTGCAGACTTAGACCAATTAGAAAAATTATTTACTAAAATGTTTTCTAACACCAAAGAAAATGAGTACTGGAAGGTTAAAAGTGGAATAATAGGAGGTAAAGTTGATGTAAATGGTTCTTCTTCAGGTTCCAATTTAGATTCTTTGAGTGAGTTTTATAAAAATAATTTGAATGTTAATTCTTATGCAAAAAGATTAGATTCTCGTTTTAAAGGACTCTTAGATGATAAAAAGAAATGGGATTTTTTACACCATACTAGTAATTATGAATATACGTTAGTAGGAGGTACAAAAGTTAACGGAGAGGATGTTTTTATTATAGAATTTAAACCTAAAAAAAATGGGGAGTTAATAGGTAAAGTTTATATCGCAATAGACACATATGCTTTAGTAAAAGCTGATTTTAAATATGATATTGGAAAAACGGGAACAAATATTCAAATGTTTGGTGTCGGATATACTTTAAATCAATTAGAGATTTCGATTTATTTTGAGAAAAATGAAGGTACTTATCAATTAAAATATTATGCTCAAAAAGCAGGTAATAAAGTTAGTTTTGATAGGAATGTTTCACTTTTGAAGAAAAAGAAACGCTTTTTGGTTGATAAAGAATTGAATGAGATTAAAGTAAGGTTAAATATGCGTTCTAGAGAAGAGAGCTCTTTTGAATTATTAGTACTTGATAATAAAAAGATTAGTAATCAAACTTATGTTAATTATAATCAAAAGGATTATTTTAAAATAATTTATGTAGATCAATTTAATGATAATATTTGGAAGGGATATGATATTATTGAACCAACCAAACAAATGCGTGATTATAAAAAATTAGAATAG
- the pyrF gene encoding orotidine-5'-phosphate decarboxylase has product MNKKELINQIKEKKSFLCVGLDADINKIPKHLLEFEDPIFEFNKQIIDATKDLCVAYKPNIAFYEAYGVKGWESLQKTIDYIPKNIFTIADAKRGDIGNTSKMYAQAFFETFNFDSITVAPYMGEDSVTPFLEFKNKWVILLALTSNKGADDFQFFNSGDQRLFEKVIQKSQKWGNDENLMFVVGATRPEMFSEIRDLAPDNFLLVPGVGAQGGELSEVCKYGMNKDCGLLINSSRGIIYAGNDESFAEKSRNEAMKIQKEMAILLEQFKLI; this is encoded by the coding sequence ATGAACAAAAAAGAGCTTATCAATCAAATCAAAGAAAAAAAGTCATTTTTATGCGTTGGTTTAGATGCAGATATAAATAAAATCCCAAAACATTTATTGGAGTTTGAAGACCCTATTTTTGAGTTTAATAAACAAATTATTGATGCTACAAAAGATTTATGTGTAGCTTATAAACCAAACATTGCTTTTTATGAAGCTTATGGAGTAAAAGGTTGGGAATCGTTGCAAAAAACTATAGACTATATTCCAAAAAACATATTTACCATTGCTGATGCAAAGAGAGGAGATATTGGAAACACTTCTAAAATGTATGCTCAAGCATTTTTTGAAACGTTTAATTTTGATTCAATTACAGTTGCGCCTTATATGGGAGAAGACTCAGTAACTCCATTTTTAGAATTTAAAAATAAATGGGTTATACTTTTAGCTTTAACTTCAAATAAAGGCGCTGACGATTTTCAGTTTTTTAATTCTGGCGATCAAAGACTTTTTGAAAAAGTAATTCAAAAGTCACAAAAATGGGGGAATGACGAAAATTTAATGTTTGTAGTTGGAGCTACTCGTCCAGAAATGTTTTCTGAAATTAGAGATTTAGCACCAGATAATTTTTTATTAGTTCCTGGTGTTGGTGCTCAAGGTGGCGAGTTAAGTGAAGTGTGTAAATATGGTATGAATAAAGATTGTGGATTACTAATCAACTCATCCCGAGGAATTATTTATGCTGGAAATGATGAAAGTTTTGCTGAAAAATCGAGAAATGAAGCTATGAAAATTCAAAAAGAAATGGCTATCTTGTTAGAACAATTTAAATTAATATAA
- a CDS encoding SPFH domain-containing protein → MEPVASFFIGRTIFIVFAILFVFGAFFIVKQKTAVIIERLGKFNRVARSGFNLKIPIIDKKAGVVNLKVMELPVEVETKTKDDVFVRLIISVQYYVVETQEGISTSFYKFDNPARQIQSYVFDSIRSEVPNMLLDDVFSEKDKIAKAVQVELADTMEEYGFAIIKALITDIDPDQKVKHAMNEINAAKRLKEAAREYAEAEKIKVVAAAEAEAESKKLQGVGIADQRIAIANGMKQSVEQVKGAMEADVTGQQVMNMLFMTQHYDTISRLADQGVNTIFVPYSPGTVGDLQTQIQSSLIAADTITKTTQGKDYKKGVKKKDNDFEDFA, encoded by the coding sequence ATGGAACCAGTAGCATCATTTTTTATAGGAAGAACAATATTTATAGTATTTGCAATATTGTTTGTTTTTGGAGCTTTTTTTATTGTAAAACAAAAAACAGCAGTAATTATTGAGCGATTAGGAAAATTTAACAGAGTAGCTCGTTCTGGGTTTAATCTAAAAATTCCAATTATTGACAAAAAAGCTGGAGTAGTTAATCTAAAAGTAATGGAGTTGCCAGTAGAAGTAGAAACTAAAACTAAAGATGATGTTTTTGTTCGTTTAATTATTTCTGTTCAATATTACGTGGTAGAAACACAAGAAGGTATTTCTACTTCTTTCTATAAATTTGATAATCCTGCTCGTCAAATTCAGTCTTATGTTTTTGATTCTATCCGTTCTGAAGTACCAAATATGCTTTTGGATGACGTTTTTAGTGAAAAAGATAAAATTGCTAAAGCAGTTCAGGTGGAATTAGCAGATACGATGGAAGAATACGGTTTTGCAATAATTAAAGCCTTAATTACTGATATTGACCCTGACCAAAAGGTTAAACATGCAATGAATGAAATTAATGCTGCAAAACGATTAAAAGAAGCAGCAAGAGAGTATGCTGAAGCTGAAAAAATTAAAGTAGTTGCTGCTGCAGAAGCAGAAGCTGAAAGTAAAAAATTACAAGGTGTTGGTATTGCTGACCAACGTATTGCAATAGCAAATGGTATGAAGCAATCTGTAGAGCAAGTAAAAGGAGCAATGGAAGCTGATGTTACGGGGCAACAAGTAATGAACATGTTATTTATGACTCAACATTATGATACCATTAGTCGTTTAGCAGACCAAGGAGTAAATACTATTTTTGTTCCTTATTCACCAGGAACAGTTGGTGATTTACAAACTCAAATACAATCGAGTTTAATAGCTGCTGATACCATTACAAAAACTACTCAGGGGAAAGATTATAAAAAAGGGGTGAAAAAAAAGGATAATGATTTTGAAGATTTTGCTTAA
- a CDS encoding PspC family transcriptional regulator, giving the protein MIRKISSFFEKHAFGVCEWWGEKLQLKISRIRLFFIYTSFLTFGSPIIIYLIMAFILEHKEYLKLSKRKTIWDI; this is encoded by the coding sequence ATGATACGTAAAATTTCATCTTTTTTTGAGAAACATGCTTTTGGCGTATGTGAATGGTGGGGCGAAAAGTTGCAGTTAAAAATCTCTCGAATCAGATTGTTTTTTATATATACTTCCTTTCTTACATTTGGATCTCCAATAATTATCTACTTAATTATGGCATTTATTCTTGAACATAAAGAATATCTTAAGTTAAGTAAAAGAAAAACTATTTGGGATATCTAA
- a CDS encoding potassium channel family protein, translating into MLNFKHFKKIYYALSLLVIIILIGVFGFRIIENYSLGEAFYMTIITVSTVGFNEVRPLSTDGRIFTAFLIIFSFGTFAYAVTSITFYVLGGEFKNYFKDLRVNKKVDKISNHTIICGYGRNGKQAVAELKAHHKDYVLVEQDQNILSELRENHQIPFIEGDATLEKTLERAGISRAKALITTLPKDADNMFVVLTAREMNPNLLIITRASEENSDKKLRRAGADNVIMPDKIGGAHMASLVIKPDVIEFMDYVMGQGADSNNLEEITFENLPEEFQNKTIRELGIRDKSGANIVGFRTPEGEYIINPSPDTIIMPKAKIFVLGTENQITAFRDITTQKNILKQ; encoded by the coding sequence ATGTTAAATTTTAAGCACTTTAAGAAGATATATTATGCGTTATCGTTATTGGTAATCATAATTTTAATTGGTGTATTTGGCTTTAGAATTATAGAGAATTACTCTTTAGGTGAAGCTTTTTATATGACAATTATAACAGTTTCTACTGTCGGTTTTAATGAAGTTCGACCTTTATCTACAGACGGAAGAATATTTACCGCTTTTTTAATTATCTTTAGCTTTGGTACTTTTGCGTATGCAGTAACTTCAATTACATTTTATGTTTTAGGAGGAGAGTTTAAAAATTATTTTAAAGATTTAAGGGTAAATAAAAAAGTGGATAAAATTTCAAATCATACAATTATTTGTGGCTACGGTAGAAATGGAAAGCAAGCTGTTGCAGAATTAAAAGCACACCATAAAGATTATGTTTTGGTAGAGCAAGATCAAAATATTTTATCTGAATTACGAGAAAATCATCAAATTCCTTTTATAGAAGGAGATGCAACCTTAGAAAAAACTCTTGAGAGAGCAGGGATAAGTCGAGCAAAAGCTTTAATTACAACTTTACCTAAGGATGCAGATAATATGTTTGTGGTATTAACTGCAAGAGAAATGAACCCAAATTTATTAATTATCACCAGAGCTTCTGAAGAAAATTCTGATAAGAAATTAAGAAGAGCTGGGGCTGATAATGTAATAATGCCTGATAAAATTGGGGGAGCACATATGGCTTCGTTAGTTATAAAACCAGATGTTATTGAATTTATGGATTATGTTATGGGGCAAGGAGCTGATTCTAACAATTTAGAAGAAATAACATTTGAAAATTTACCTGAAGAATTTCAGAATAAAACCATTCGTGAATTAGGAATAAGAGATAAATCTGGTGCAAATATTGTAGGTTTTAGAACACCTGAAGGAGAGTATATTATTAACCCATCTCCCGATACGATAATAATGCCTAAAGCTAAAATATTTGTTTTAGGTACTGAAAATCAAATTACAGCCTTTAGAGATATTACCACTCAAAAGAATATTTTAAAACAATAA
- a CDS encoding SDR family oxidoreductase, whose product MKILITGSNGLLGQKLVKLLANKDGIELLATSKGGNRISNQSGYSYKSLDITNQLEVEAIFDEFIPDTVINTAAMTNVDACESDKELCWDLNVNAVKYQIKAAEKHQSHYIHLSTDFIFDGENGPYKESDTPNPLSYYGETKYEAEKLVQKAKTKWSIARTIIVYGMVEDMSRSNIVLWAKEALEKGNPLTIVDDQFRSPTLAEDLAMGCWLIAEKQATGIYHISGKDVMSIIELVNRVADFYGLDKSIISPIKSSSLNQAAKRPPRTGFILDKAYSDLEYSPCSFEEGLAILDKQLKA is encoded by the coding sequence ATGAAGATTTTAATTACAGGAAGCAATGGGTTACTTGGCCAAAAACTGGTAAAACTATTAGCAAATAAAGATGGAATTGAGCTTTTAGCAACATCAAAAGGTGGGAACAGGATTTCTAATCAATCGGGTTATAGCTATAAAAGTCTTGACATTACAAATCAATTAGAAGTTGAAGCCATATTTGACGAATTCATTCCAGATACGGTTATTAATACAGCAGCAATGACAAATGTTGATGCCTGTGAATCAGATAAAGAGTTGTGTTGGGATTTAAATGTAAATGCAGTAAAATATCAAATAAAAGCCGCTGAGAAACATCAATCACACTATATACATCTTTCTACTGATTTTATATTTGATGGCGAAAATGGGCCTTATAAAGAGTCTGACACTCCTAATCCTTTAAGTTACTATGGAGAGACGAAATATGAAGCTGAAAAATTAGTACAAAAAGCAAAAACAAAGTGGAGTATAGCTCGTACTATAATTGTGTATGGTATGGTTGAAGACATGAGTCGTTCTAACATCGTTTTGTGGGCAAAAGAAGCTTTAGAAAAAGGAAATCCTTTAACAATAGTAGATGATCAATTCCGTTCACCAACTTTAGCCGAAGATTTAGCTATGGGATGTTGGTTAATTGCTGAAAAGCAAGCAACTGGTATCTATCATATTTCGGGTAAAGATGTAATGAGTATTATAGAATTGGTAAATAGAGTTGCTGATTTTTATGGATTGGATAAATCGATTATTTCACCAATAAAATCTTCATCGTTAAACCAAGCAGCAAAAAGACCTCCTAGAACAGGTTTTATTTTAGATAAAGCTTATTCTGACTTAGAATATTCACCATGCTCTTTTGAGGAAGGTTTAGCTATTTTAGATAAGCAGTTAAAAGCTTAA
- the pabB gene encoding aminodeoxychorismate synthase component I, producing MESFISRITEREKFQQQVLYYFQEFENVIFLNSNNNDSNLIAVAKTNNLDLKDWQFGFISYDYKNKVEPKLSSKNTCNVSFPEKHFFTPELLFLISENELELFYDDGLYSKLHVSKIIDEIIKVDVKTAVKQNIKITPRISKTSYIEKINKLKRHIQQGDIYEVNFCQEFYAEHVSINPIDIYFKLNEKSPTPFSCYVKHNGNYLLSASPERFIKKEGNKIFSQPIKGTIKRGENKAEDEQLKQELLKDKKERSENIMIVDLVRNDLAKIANKNTVHVDELCGIYTFPQVHQMISTVKAEIKDNTDFNEILKATFPMGSMTGAPKVRAMELIEEYETAKRGLYSGAVGYIDSLGNFDFNVVIRSILYNQKTDYLSFFVGGAITILSDPEKEYEECLLKAKAMFAVLC from the coding sequence TTGGAAAGTTTTATTTCAAGAATTACAGAGAGAGAAAAGTTTCAACAACAGGTATTGTATTATTTTCAGGAGTTCGAAAATGTAATATTTTTAAATTCTAATAATAATGATAGCAACTTAATTGCAGTAGCTAAAACCAATAATTTAGATTTAAAAGATTGGCAATTTGGTTTTATAAGTTACGATTACAAGAATAAAGTTGAACCCAAATTAAGCTCTAAAAACACTTGTAATGTTTCTTTTCCTGAAAAACACTTTTTTACTCCAGAATTATTGTTTTTAATTTCTGAAAATGAGTTAGAACTTTTTTATGATGATGGTTTATATTCTAAATTGCATGTGTCAAAAATAATTGATGAAATTATTAAAGTTGATGTAAAAACAGCAGTTAAGCAAAACATAAAAATAACACCACGTATAAGTAAGACTAGCTATATTGAAAAAATAAATAAATTAAAGCGACACATTCAGCAAGGAGATATTTATGAAGTTAATTTTTGCCAAGAATTTTATGCTGAGCATGTATCCATAAACCCAATTGATATTTACTTTAAATTAAATGAAAAGTCTCCAACACCTTTTTCTTGTTATGTAAAACATAACGGCAATTATTTATTATCAGCTTCTCCTGAAAGATTTATAAAAAAAGAAGGAAATAAAATATTTTCTCAACCAATAAAAGGAACAATAAAGCGAGGAGAAAATAAGGCAGAAGACGAGCAATTAAAACAAGAATTGCTAAAAGATAAAAAAGAAAGAAGTGAGAATATTATGATTGTAGATTTGGTAAGAAATGATCTTGCTAAAATTGCAAATAAAAATACGGTTCATGTTGATGAATTATGTGGTATTTATACATTTCCTCAAGTTCATCAAATGATATCAACTGTTAAAGCTGAAATAAAGGATAATACAGATTTTAACGAAATTTTAAAAGCGACTTTCCCTATGGGCTCTATGACAGGAGCTCCAAAAGTTAGAGCAATGGAATTAATTGAAGAATATGAAACAGCCAAGAGAGGATTATATTCTGGGGCGGTTGGCTATATTGACTCATTAGGAAACTTTGATTTTAATGTAGTAATTAGAAGTATTTTGTATAATCAAAAAACTGATTATTTATCATTTTTTGTAGGTGGAGCAATCACCATTTTGTCAGATCCCGAAAAAGAATATGAAGAATGTCTTTTAAAAGCTAAAGCAATGTTTGCAGTACTATGTTAA
- the tilS gene encoding tRNA lysidine(34) synthetase TilS, which translates to MLTDFINHIKKSNLFSNSAKILLTVSGGKDSMAMLDLFYKAGFNISVAHCNFNLRGAESDADEQFVKVISEQNNILFFSKSFNTTEFAEKNKISIQMAARKLRYDWFEEIRLKHDIDYIATAHHKNDVAETMLINLTKGTGLSGLHGINKKSGKIIRPLLDFTREQIEDYVAKNNIEYREDKSNQNNKYTRNFVRLDVIPLLENINPNLIENLNQTANYIASTEFILAEKIQEEFKKCTEQNGNRILFDISKLKSLKNSITYLYYFLKDFGFNGTDFNNIIDAFDEQSGKIFLSKTHQILKDRDKLVLSEISIESNKEIIIHNIDELSKNGFFVEVYCNDKGIKINKSSNYAYLDENKIKFPLVLRNWKEGDTFQPLGMKGKKKLSDFFIDNKIDVLTKQNIKVLTQKNKIIWVVGYRINDTFKIEKNTKNILVIKC; encoded by the coding sequence ATGTTAACAGATTTTATCAACCATATTAAAAAATCTAATCTGTTTAGTAATTCAGCTAAAATCTTATTAACCGTAAGCGGAGGTAAAGATTCTATGGCTATGCTTGATTTGTTTTACAAAGCAGGTTTTAATATTTCGGTAGCACATTGTAACTTTAATTTACGTGGAGCAGAATCTGATGCTGATGAACAATTTGTAAAAGTAATTTCTGAACAAAATAATATTCTTTTTTTTTCCAAATCATTCAATACAACAGAGTTTGCAGAAAAGAATAAAATTTCTATTCAAATGGCAGCTCGTAAGTTAAGATATGATTGGTTTGAAGAGATTAGACTAAAACATGATATAGATTATATAGCAACAGCACATCATAAAAATGATGTTGCAGAAACAATGCTAATAAATTTAACAAAAGGAACTGGTTTGTCTGGTTTACATGGTATTAATAAAAAATCAGGTAAAATAATTCGACCGCTATTGGATTTTACGAGAGAGCAGATAGAAGATTATGTCGCCAAAAATAATATTGAATATCGTGAAGATAAATCCAATCAAAATAATAAATACACACGAAATTTTGTTCGATTAGATGTTATTCCTCTATTGGAAAATATAAATCCAAACTTAATTGAGAACTTAAATCAAACAGCTAATTATATAGCTAGCACAGAATTTATTTTAGCCGAAAAAATTCAAGAAGAATTTAAAAAATGTACTGAGCAAAATGGAAATAGAATTTTGTTTGATATTAGTAAGTTAAAAAGCTTAAAAAATAGCATAACTTATTTATATTATTTTCTAAAAGATTTTGGATTTAATGGTACTGATTTCAATAATATTATAGATGCATTTGATGAGCAATCAGGTAAAATATTTTTGAGTAAAACTCATCAAATCCTAAAGGACAGAGATAAGCTAGTATTATCAGAAATTAGTATAGAAAGCAATAAAGAAATAATCATACACAATATTGATGAATTAAGTAAAAATGGTTTTTTTGTTGAGGTTTATTGTAATGATAAAGGCATCAAAATCAATAAATCTAGCAATTATGCTTATTTGGATGAAAATAAAATAAAATTTCCTTTAGTATTAAGAAATTGGAAAGAAGGAGATACTTTTCAGCCTTTAGGAATGAAAGGGAAAAAGAAACTAAGTGACTTTTTTATTGATAATAAAATAGATGTTTTAACAAAGCAGAATATAAAAGTATTAACTCAAAAAAATAAAATTATCTGGGTAGTTGGGTATCGTATAAATGATACTTTTAAAATTGAGAAGAACACTAAAAATATTTTAGTAATAAAATGTTAG